In Vibrio bathopelagicus, the following are encoded in one genomic region:
- a CDS encoding DUF2780 domain-containing protein: MKKILITMLSSLAVVSCASTSDSEQTSSSSDTNYSQLSQTALMAAVNMWSQQNETTPLADTVADQASVTSDQAIGGIGSMLALAQNSLGSADNKELASLIPGMSSLEATGLSSVLSSQGAVESAFSGLGMDSSMITTFAPIILQTLQSQGATSGLMDSLAAIWQ, encoded by the coding sequence ATGAAGAAAATACTCATCACTATGCTCAGCAGCCTTGCTGTAGTCTCTTGCGCTAGCACGAGCGATTCTGAACAAACCAGCTCATCATCAGATACCAACTATTCCCAACTATCGCAAACTGCCCTGATGGCAGCGGTGAATATGTGGTCTCAACAAAATGAAACAACACCACTTGCTGATACCGTTGCTGACCAAGCGTCTGTAACAAGCGATCAAGCTATTGGTGGAATAGGTTCAATGTTGGCGCTTGCACAAAATTCACTTGGATCTGCCGACAATAAAGAACTCGCATCACTCATTCCTGGGATGTCTTCACTTGAAGCTACTGGCTTATCATCAGTTCTAAGCTCACAAGGTGCTGTAGAAAGTGCTTTTTCAGGATTAGGAATGGATTCTTCAATGATTACAACATTCGCACCAATCATTCTTCAAACACTTCAATCTCAAGGTGCAACCAGTGGATTGATGGATTCGCTTGCAGCTATATGGCAGTAG
- a CDS encoding DMT family transporter has translation MSNVTVGILLLIAGNLFASLSDVAVKLLNGEVPALQYIFFRQLISLLIITPLWLQQKKEQRRLQQAKVTIIRGQLILIGSGCMVVAITHLSLATANAVFYVAPLLMLPLSMFLLKEQPALGKVIATTIGFVGALIVLRPSQFHGAALFALGTALTLALFNVLVRKLPSEQSVVTTLWWTTLFSIPASLVLCFLYWQPVSAEHLGYIVLSATLILSYNGLAVSAYQKAHSSQIALAEYSGLVFVALIGAIWFDEIPDTLTFIGIMLIILPLAPFKRPKKRANT, from the coding sequence ATGTCGAATGTCACTGTCGGTATCCTATTACTAATTGCAGGTAACTTGTTTGCCTCACTTTCGGACGTAGCGGTAAAACTATTGAATGGCGAAGTGCCAGCCCTTCAGTATATTTTTTTCCGACAGTTGATATCTCTGCTCATCATCACCCCTTTGTGGCTACAGCAGAAAAAAGAACAACGACGCTTACAGCAAGCCAAAGTGACCATCATACGTGGACAGCTGATATTAATTGGCAGTGGATGTATGGTCGTCGCAATTACCCATCTATCTTTGGCCACCGCTAACGCTGTATTTTACGTCGCACCCTTGTTGATGTTGCCTCTCTCAATGTTTTTACTCAAAGAGCAACCCGCACTGGGTAAGGTGATAGCAACAACCATCGGCTTCGTTGGCGCACTGATTGTCTTAAGGCCATCACAATTTCATGGGGCAGCACTGTTTGCATTAGGCACAGCGTTGACGCTCGCTCTGTTCAATGTATTGGTGCGAAAGCTCCCTAGTGAGCAATCTGTAGTCACGACGCTGTGGTGGACAACGTTATTCTCTATTCCAGCATCATTAGTACTGTGCTTCCTATACTGGCAACCGGTATCTGCGGAGCATTTGGGATACATAGTACTCAGCGCAACACTCATATTGAGCTATAACGGCCTTGCTGTTTCCGCCTATCAGAAAGCGCATTCTAGTCAAATCGCCTTAGCTGAATATTCAGGCTTAGTGTTTGTCGCGCTAATAGGCGCAATATGGTTCGATGAGATACCAGATACGTTAACTTTTATCGGTATTATGCTGATCATCTTGCCACTCGCCCCTTTCAAGCGACCAAAAAAAAGAGCTAACACTTAG
- the rpsK gene encoding 30S ribosomal protein S11, with protein MAKQPTRARKRVRKQVADGVAHIHASFNNTIVTITDRQGNALAWATAGGSGFRGSRKSTPFAAQVAAERCGEMAKEYGLKNLEVMVKGPGPGRESTVRALNAAGFRITNIVDATPIPHNGCRPPKKRRV; from the coding sequence ATGGCAAAACAACCAACTCGCGCGCGTAAGCGCGTACGCAAGCAAGTAGCTGATGGCGTAGCGCACATCCATGCTTCTTTCAACAACACAATCGTAACTATCACTGACCGTCAAGGCAACGCTCTTGCATGGGCTACAGCTGGTGGTTCAGGTTTCCGTGGTTCTCGTAAATCTACTCCGTTCGCAGCACAAGTTGCAGCTGAGCGTTGTGGTGAAATGGCTAAAGAATATGGCCTAAAGAACTTGGAAGTTATGGTTAAGGGTCCAGGTCCAGGTCGCGAATCTACTGTTCGTGCACTGAACGCTGCTGGTTTCCGTATCACTAACATTGTTGATGCGACACCAATCCCTCATAACGGTTGTCGTCCACCTAAGAAACGTCGCGTTTAA
- the rpsM gene encoding 30S ribosomal protein S13 has protein sequence MARIAGINIPDHKHSVIALTAIYGIGKTRSQAILAEVGIAEDAKISELTEEQIDQLRDGVAKYTVEGDLRREVSMNIKRLMDLGCYRGLRHRRSLPLRGQRTKTNARTRKGPRKPIKK, from the coding sequence ATGGCCCGTATAGCCGGCATTAACATTCCTGATCATAAGCATTCTGTAATTGCACTTACTGCAATTTACGGTATCGGTAAAACTCGCTCTCAAGCTATTCTAGCTGAAGTGGGTATTGCTGAAGATGCTAAGATCAGTGAACTAACTGAAGAGCAGATCGATCAACTGCGTGATGGTGTAGCTAAGTACACTGTAGAAGGTGATCTACGTCGTGAAGTATCGATGAACATCAAGCGTCTTATGGACCTTGGCTGTTACCGCGGTCTTCGTCATCGTCGCAGTCTACCACTACGTGGACAGCGTACTAAAACCAACGCTCGCACCCGTAAGGGTCCGCGCAAGCCGATCAAGAAATAG
- a CDS encoding YHS domain-containing (seleno)protein: protein MRKLLTMVMLLVSPYVFAADEIYTGFFSSKALDGYDTVAYFTSRKPIEGSKKFSTEYKGADWYFSSEKNLTLFVNNPEKYAPQYGGYCAWAVSAKSDFAPGDPNQWTIVDNKLYLNYDQEIKQRWEQDRAQHIQKADTVWPQLIK from the coding sequence ATGAGAAAACTATTAACCATGGTCATGCTACTTGTTAGCCCTTACGTGTTTGCCGCCGATGAAATCTACACCGGATTCTTTAGCAGCAAGGCACTCGATGGCTACGATACTGTGGCTTATTTCACGTCACGTAAGCCCATTGAAGGCAGTAAAAAATTCAGCACAGAGTACAAAGGCGCGGACTGGTATTTCTCTTCTGAAAAGAACCTGACTTTATTTGTTAATAATCCTGAAAAATATGCACCTCAATATGGTGGCTATTGCGCGTGGGCTGTTTCAGCAAAAAGTGACTTTGCACCCGGTGATCCTAATCAATGGACAATTGTTGATAACAAGCTTTACCTCAACTACGACCAAGAGATCAAACAGCGTTGGGAACAAGACCGAGCACAACATATTCAAAAAGCCGACACCGTTTGGCCGCAACTGATCAAATAA
- a CDS encoding DNA-directed RNA polymerase subunit alpha, giving the protein MQGSVTEFLKPRLVDIEQINTTHAKVTLEPLERGFGHTLGNALRRILLSSMPGCAVTEVEIEGVLHEYSTKEGVQEDILEILLNLKGLAVRVAEGKDEVFITLNKSGSGPVVAGDITHDGDVEIANPEHVICHLTDDNAEIAMRIKVERGRGYVPASARIHTEEDERPIGRLLVDATYSPVDKIAYAVEAARVEQRTDLDKLVIDMETNGTLEPEEAIRRAATILAEQLDAFVDLRDVRVPEEKEEKPEFDPILLRPVDDLELTVRSANCLKAEAIHYIGDLVQRTEVELLKTPNLGKKSLTEIKDVLASRGLSLGMRLENWPPASIAED; this is encoded by the coding sequence ATGCAGGGTTCTGTAACAGAATTTCTTAAGCCGCGTCTTGTTGACATTGAACAGATCAATACGACACACGCGAAAGTAACTCTTGAGCCATTAGAGCGCGGTTTCGGCCACACTCTAGGTAATGCTCTTCGCCGCATTCTTCTATCTTCTATGCCGGGTTGTGCCGTAACAGAAGTTGAAATCGAAGGTGTGCTACACGAATACAGCACTAAAGAAGGCGTTCAGGAAGATATCCTAGAAATCCTTCTAAATCTTAAAGGTTTGGCTGTACGCGTTGCTGAAGGCAAAGATGAAGTGTTTATTACACTGAACAAATCAGGCTCAGGCCCTGTTGTTGCAGGTGACATCACCCACGATGGTGATGTAGAGATCGCTAACCCTGAGCACGTTATTTGTCACCTAACGGATGACAACGCTGAGATCGCTATGCGTATCAAAGTTGAACGTGGTCGTGGTTACGTTCCAGCTTCAGCTCGTATCCATACTGAAGAAGATGAGCGTCCAATCGGTCGTCTACTTGTTGACGCTACTTACAGCCCGGTCGATAAAATCGCCTACGCTGTAGAAGCGGCACGTGTAGAACAACGTACTGACTTAGACAAGCTTGTTATCGATATGGAAACGAACGGTACTCTTGAACCTGAGGAAGCAATCCGTCGTGCAGCTACTATTTTAGCTGAACAATTGGATGCGTTCGTAGATCTTCGTGATGTACGTGTACCTGAGGAGAAGGAAGAGAAGCCAGAATTCGATCCTATCCTACTGCGTCCTGTAGACGATCTTGAACTAACAGTTCGCTCTGCTAACTGTTTGAAAGCAGAAGCGATTCACTACATCGGTGATCTTGTACAGCGCACTGAGGTTGAGCTACTTAAAACGCCAAACCTTGGTAAGAAATCTCTTACAGAGATTAAAGATGTGCTTGCTTCACGTGGTCTTTCTCTAGGCATGCGCCTAGAAAACTGGCCACCAGCGTCAATCGCTGAAGATTAA
- a CDS encoding NRDE family protein, whose translation MCSVSWLLEENGYQVFFNRDEQKTRALAMPPKQYRVNGVDIIMPLDPTGGGSWISINEFGLSLCLLNNYQGIVPDGLLVSRGLLLKNLSSSRNISQLSEAFHKLDLHSFAPFTLLAFAPNLTQHHGLVIAYMWDGIKQKIVDTDSPLFSSGVDLERVQAYRQAKYDQLMAAGKNQQNLLKFHSHHHSEQPHLATCMHREDAHTVSFTHLRNLHGQASMFYAPGSPCEPIKPCQINQQRFTFDLSPAINL comes from the coding sequence ATGTGTTCAGTATCTTGGCTGCTTGAAGAGAATGGCTATCAAGTCTTTTTTAATCGTGATGAACAAAAGACACGAGCGCTGGCGATGCCGCCTAAACAATATCGAGTCAACGGTGTCGATATCATCATGCCACTCGATCCAACCGGTGGTGGTAGCTGGATCAGTATCAATGAGTTCGGGCTTTCGCTATGCCTACTCAATAACTATCAAGGCATCGTGCCTGATGGCCTTTTAGTCAGCCGTGGTTTGTTACTCAAGAACCTATCATCGAGTCGTAATATCAGTCAGCTCTCTGAAGCATTTCATAAGCTCGACCTGCACTCTTTTGCCCCGTTTACCTTGCTGGCTTTCGCGCCGAACTTAACTCAACACCATGGTTTAGTTATCGCCTACATGTGGGATGGCATTAAGCAAAAAATAGTCGACACTGATTCTCCGCTCTTCTCATCCGGTGTTGATTTAGAGCGAGTGCAAGCCTATCGACAAGCGAAATACGACCAGCTTATGGCGGCAGGTAAGAATCAACAGAACTTACTTAAGTTTCACTCTCACCATCACAGCGAACAGCCTCATTTAGCGACCTGTATGCATCGTGAAGACGCGCACACAGTGAGCTTCACACATTTACGCAATCTACACGGCCAAGCCTCTATGTTTTACGCACCCGGCTCGCCTTGTGAACCCATTAAACCATGCCAGATAAATCAACAGCGTTTTACCTTCGATTTATCACCAGCAATCAATCTATAG
- a CDS encoding LysM-like peptidoglycan-binding domain-containing protein, which yields MNRRQKKKQKVDHLAEFKDRLNQVKEKLSSIDIKKMKTSTVQTWGALPKLHQRLLMVISPIVLILLFVPLPEPKVDAAPTTSRVELEINTVGLSEQQNTKSSSSEPSNNNWQEYLVKQGDTLAQVFRNNDLPLSDLNALVRIEGSDKPLSQIRKGQLVRFKLAETGQLDILQLEKGDTSVMFFRLSDGGFGRSK from the coding sequence ATGAATCGTCGTCAAAAGAAAAAACAGAAAGTAGACCACTTAGCAGAGTTCAAGGATCGACTGAATCAGGTCAAAGAGAAATTAAGTTCGATCGATATAAAGAAAATGAAAACCTCAACAGTACAAACTTGGGGGGCGTTACCGAAATTACACCAGAGACTATTGATGGTGATTTCACCGATCGTATTAATCTTACTTTTTGTGCCGCTACCAGAACCTAAAGTAGACGCTGCCCCAACCACATCGCGCGTTGAGCTTGAGATAAATACCGTTGGCTTAAGCGAACAGCAAAATACCAAGAGCAGTTCATCAGAACCGAGTAACAACAACTGGCAGGAGTACCTGGTTAAGCAGGGCGATACGTTGGCACAGGTTTTTCGAAACAACGATTTGCCCTTGTCTGATCTGAATGCGTTAGTACGGATTGAAGGTTCAGACAAGCCGCTTAGTCAGATCAGAAAAGGTCAGCTGGTTCGATTCAAGCTAGCCGAAACTGGGCAGCTGGATATTCTTCAGCTAGAGAAAGGCGACACTTCGGTGATGTTTTTCCGTTTGTCTGACGGTGGCTTTGGCCGCAGCAAATAG
- the rpsD gene encoding 30S ribosomal protein S4: MARYLGPKLKLSRREGTDLFLKSGVRAIDTKCKIDNAPGVHGARRGRLSEYGVQLREKQKVRRIYGVLEKQFRNYYKEAARLKGNTGANLLQLLEGRLDNVVYRMGFGATRAESRQLVSHKSILVNGKVVNVPSFKVAANDVVSIREKAKQQSRIKAALEVAEQREKPTWIEVDASKMEGTFKRMPERSDLSADINEHLIVELYSK, encoded by the coding sequence ATGGCAAGATATTTGGGTCCTAAGCTGAAGCTTAGCCGTCGCGAAGGTACTGACTTATTCCTTAAGTCTGGTGTCCGTGCGATCGATACCAAGTGTAAAATTGATAACGCACCAGGTGTACACGGCGCTCGTCGCGGTCGTCTATCTGAGTATGGCGTTCAGCTTCGTGAGAAGCAAAAAGTTCGTCGTATCTACGGCGTTCTAGAAAAACAATTCCGCAACTACTACAAAGAAGCTGCACGTCTTAAAGGCAACACAGGTGCAAACCTGCTTCAGCTTCTTGAAGGTCGTCTTGATAACGTAGTTTACCGTATGGGCTTTGGCGCTACTCGTGCTGAATCTCGTCAACTAGTTAGCCACAAGTCTATTCTAGTTAACGGTAAAGTTGTAAACGTTCCTTCTTTCAAAGTAGCGGCAAACGACGTTGTTTCTATCCGCGAGAAAGCTAAACAGCAATCTCGTATTAAAGCGGCTCTAGAAGTTGCTGAACAACGTGAAAAGCCAACTTGGATTGAAGTAGATGCTAGCAAGATGGAAGGTACATTCAAGCGTATGCCTGAGCGTTCTGACCTATCAGCTGACATCAATGAACACTTGATCGTCGAACTTTACTCTAAGTAA
- a CDS encoding GNAT family N-acetyltransferase: MITWHSIPFSELSTQQLYQLLKLRVDVFVVEQNCPYPELDGKDIIAGVEHLLGYADAELVACARLLPPGTSYDNTSIGRVATKQSARGDGLGHQLIKEALTRCEALWPSTTIDIGAQQHLENFYTSHGFKTISEMYLEDDIPHVDMRLEK; the protein is encoded by the coding sequence ATGATCACTTGGCACTCAATTCCCTTCTCTGAACTTTCAACACAACAGCTTTACCAACTACTTAAATTACGAGTAGATGTATTCGTCGTTGAGCAAAATTGCCCTTATCCAGAGCTCGACGGTAAAGATATAATCGCAGGTGTTGAACACTTGCTTGGCTATGCTGACGCAGAGCTGGTGGCGTGTGCACGCTTGTTACCACCAGGCACTTCTTACGACAACACTAGTATCGGCCGAGTGGCGACTAAACAATCGGCAAGAGGTGATGGTTTAGGGCATCAATTGATAAAAGAAGCGTTAACACGCTGTGAGGCTCTTTGGCCGAGCACGACTATCGATATCGGCGCGCAACAACACCTAGAGAACTTCTATACGAGCCACGGCTTCAAGACGATCTCTGAGATGTACTTGGAAGACGATATTCCCCACGTCGATATGAGATTAGAGAAGTAA
- a CDS encoding Crp/Fnr family transcriptional regulator codes for MHTSFIEQLQSFDFSESQIESLLAVAKPLELPTRHILINQGEMASSIYFVLEGLCHACYLTNDGKQYSKEFYWEQDWIIGFESLIKSQASPYLLETLTPITMLELPMNAVIEWRASNNPLYLKLLETQLMHKENKERFMLLYTPEQRYQLFCEHYPDLEQRLNDNQIAAYLGITAISLSRIKGRINNS; via the coding sequence ATGCACACCTCTTTTATCGAACAACTACAAAGCTTCGACTTCTCTGAAAGTCAGATTGAATCTCTATTGGCTGTCGCGAAACCGCTTGAGCTACCAACCAGACACATCCTGATCAATCAAGGTGAGATGGCGAGTTCAATCTACTTTGTACTTGAGGGCTTGTGCCACGCTTGTTATCTCACTAATGACGGTAAGCAATACAGCAAAGAGTTCTACTGGGAGCAAGACTGGATCATCGGTTTTGAGAGTCTGATAAAAAGCCAAGCTTCCCCTTACCTGTTAGAAACACTCACACCCATCACAATGTTAGAACTGCCAATGAATGCGGTTATCGAGTGGCGGGCATCAAACAACCCTCTGTATTTAAAGTTGTTAGAAACTCAGCTCATGCATAAGGAAAACAAAGAACGCTTTATGCTGCTCTATACTCCAGAGCAACGCTATCAGCTTTTCTGCGAACATTATCCCGACCTTGAACAGCGCTTGAACGACAATCAAATTGCGGCCTACTTAGGAATAACCGCGATCAGCCTGAGCAGAATTAAAGGTCGAATTAACAATAGTTAA
- a CDS encoding FKBP-type peptidyl-prolyl cis-trans isomerase: MSEVKFETVEQKASYGIGLQMGQQLAGSGLEGLNVDAIAAGIATALVGDMPAIEVDEINNALQELHTRGEAARQELAKAAAADGEAFLSDNALRSEVTVLESGLQYEVLTEGTGEIPTADKQVRVHYHGELTDGTVFDSSVSRGQPAEFPVTGVIQGWVQALQMMPVGSKWKLYIPQDLAYGERGAGAAIPPFAALVFEVELLAIL, translated from the coding sequence ATGTCTGAAGTAAAATTTGAAACTGTAGAGCAAAAAGCTAGCTACGGTATCGGTCTACAAATGGGCCAACAACTTGCTGGTTCTGGTCTTGAAGGCCTAAACGTTGACGCAATCGCTGCTGGTATCGCAACAGCTCTAGTTGGTGACATGCCAGCTATCGAAGTTGACGAAATCAACAACGCACTACAAGAGCTACACACTCGTGGTGAAGCTGCACGTCAAGAACTAGCTAAAGCTGCAGCTGCTGACGGCGAAGCTTTCCTATCTGACAACGCTCTTCGTTCAGAAGTAACAGTTCTTGAGTCTGGTCTTCAGTACGAAGTACTAACTGAAGGTACTGGCGAAATCCCTACTGCAGACAAGCAAGTACGTGTTCACTACCACGGCGAACTAACTGACGGTACTGTTTTCGACAGCTCTGTATCTCGCGGTCAACCTGCTGAATTCCCAGTAACTGGCGTAATTCAAGGTTGGGTACAAGCTCTACAAATGATGCCTGTTGGCTCTAAGTGGAAGCTATACATCCCTCAAGATCTAGCATACGGTGAGCGTGGCGCAGGTGCTGCAATCCCACCATTTGCTGCTCTAGTCTTTGAAGTAGAACTTCTAGCTATTCTTTAA
- the rplQ gene encoding 50S ribosomal protein L17 has protein sequence MRHRKSGRQLNRNSSHRKAMFSNMASSLVRHEVIKTTVPKAKELRRVIEPLITLAKTDSVANRRLAFARTRDNEVVAKLFNELGPRFAARQGGYTRILKCGFRTGDKAPMAYIELVDRPAAEEAAE, from the coding sequence ATGCGCCATCGTAAAAGTGGTCGTCAACTCAACCGCAACAGCAGTCATCGCAAAGCGATGTTCAGCAACATGGCTAGCTCTCTTGTTCGTCACGAAGTTATTAAAACTACCGTGCCTAAAGCAAAAGAACTACGTCGCGTAATTGAGCCGTTGATTACCCTAGCTAAGACAGACAGTGTTGCTAACCGTCGTCTTGCATTTGCTCGCACTCGTGATAACGAAGTTGTGGCAAAACTATTTAATGAACTAGGCCCGCGTTTCGCGGCTCGCCAAGGTGGTTACACTCGCATTCTTAAATGTGGTTTCCGTACTGGTGATAAAGCTCCAATGGCTTACATTGAGCTTGTAGACCGCCCAGCTGCTGAAGAAGCAGCTGAGTAA
- the rpmJ gene encoding 50S ribosomal protein L36, translating into MKVRASVKKICRNCKVIKRNGVVRVICSEPKHKQRQG; encoded by the coding sequence ATGAAAGTTCGTGCTTCCGTTAAAAAAATCTGCCGTAACTGTAAAGTTATCAAGCGTAACGGTGTCGTTCGCGTGATTTGCAGTGAGCCAAAGCATAAGCAACGCCAAGGCTAA
- a CDS encoding lysophospholipid acyltransferase family protein, which yields MIDSPFRLPRYTPFGLGESVVEWATGLSKLDKLYQDRPDELSSFEFMHHTLSALNIDYSVSAGATDNIPEEGPVVIVANHPLGAIEGVILADLVGSVRKDVKVLANELLKRLPELDDLFIGVDVFNSKESKRTNAKAIRDANRHLADGGLLIVFPAGEVSSYRKGAKTLTDIAWSKSVAKFVKRHQATTVPIFINGKNSELFYQAGRIHPLLRTALLGRELLNKQATTISISISIGSSIPYSEIKSFEQEMDIVNYLRLNTYLMSQQDSPSTAVHAPSFDTQVIAPISPEVLSIEINSLPEEMKLLEQGDFEVYCTPSQSIPNLMREIGRVREESFREVGEGSGLACDLDEYDLYYHQLFVWNKTKAELVGAYRLGMVDKLIAEHGLDQLYSRSLFNYNQEFIDTLDNSIELGRSVVSKPYQKSLNSLLLLWKGIAAFVYRHPQYTHLFGPVSISNDYSHNARLLIATTLSIHHYDEEKANLVSPSSPLNTSNHVFWQNHLLSSLASVPLLSKVLARMEQGKGLPVLLRQYLGMNGKLVCFNVDPSFNDALDGLIVVNLKKVPLKTLGKYMGRELAQDYLEQHARR from the coding sequence ATGATTGATAGTCCTTTTCGTTTACCACGTTACACGCCTTTTGGTTTAGGTGAGTCTGTTGTCGAGTGGGCAACTGGGCTATCTAAGCTAGACAAACTCTATCAAGATAGACCGGATGAGTTATCTAGCTTTGAATTCATGCATCACACCCTGTCGGCATTGAATATCGACTATTCCGTTTCAGCAGGCGCTACTGATAATATCCCAGAAGAAGGACCTGTAGTCATTGTGGCTAACCACCCGCTTGGCGCAATTGAAGGTGTGATCCTTGCTGATCTCGTAGGATCGGTAAGGAAGGATGTAAAGGTGTTGGCGAATGAGTTGCTCAAGCGACTACCTGAACTGGATGATCTTTTCATCGGAGTCGATGTCTTTAATAGTAAAGAATCGAAACGAACCAACGCTAAAGCCATTAGAGATGCGAATCGTCATTTGGCAGACGGTGGATTGCTGATTGTATTCCCTGCTGGCGAAGTCTCGAGTTACCGTAAAGGGGCAAAAACACTGACAGACATCGCATGGAGCAAATCGGTTGCCAAGTTCGTTAAACGACACCAAGCCACTACGGTTCCTATCTTTATCAATGGTAAAAACAGTGAGCTCTTCTATCAAGCTGGCCGTATCCATCCGTTGTTAAGAACCGCTCTACTCGGCCGTGAACTTCTTAATAAACAAGCGACCACCATCTCTATCTCTATCTCTATTGGCTCATCGATTCCGTATTCGGAGATAAAATCGTTCGAACAAGAGATGGATATCGTCAACTATCTGCGACTCAATACCTATCTGATGAGTCAACAAGATAGTCCTAGCACAGCAGTCCATGCGCCCTCTTTTGACACTCAAGTGATAGCGCCAATCTCACCAGAAGTATTGTCAATCGAGATTAATTCGCTCCCGGAAGAGATGAAACTGCTCGAGCAAGGTGACTTCGAAGTCTACTGCACACCGAGCCAGTCGATCCCCAATTTAATGCGTGAGATTGGTCGAGTCAGAGAGGAGAGCTTCCGTGAAGTCGGTGAAGGGAGCGGGCTTGCCTGTGATTTAGATGAGTATGATCTTTATTACCATCAACTGTTTGTCTGGAACAAAACTAAGGCTGAATTAGTCGGTGCATATCGACTCGGTATGGTCGACAAGTTAATCGCAGAGCATGGGCTTGACCAGCTCTACTCTCGAAGTCTGTTTAACTACAATCAAGAGTTCATTGATACCTTAGACAACAGTATTGAGCTTGGGCGTTCTGTAGTGAGCAAGCCTTATCAAAAGAGCCTTAACTCGCTGTTACTATTATGGAAAGGCATCGCGGCCTTCGTGTATCGTCATCCTCAATACACCCATCTATTCGGCCCAGTCAGTATCAGTAATGATTACAGCCACAATGCTCGTCTGTTGATCGCGACGACCTTATCGATTCACCATTACGATGAGGAAAAAGCGAATTTGGTTTCGCCTTCGTCACCACTCAATACCAGTAATCATGTGTTCTGGCAAAATCACCTGTTATCGTCATTAGCTAGTGTTCCCTTGCTCTCTAAAGTGTTAGCACGTATGGAGCAAGGAAAAGGCCTACCTGTACTACTGCGCCAGTATCTAGGGATGAACGGCAAATTGGTGTGCTTCAACGTCGACCCATCATTTAATGATGCTTTAGATGGTTTGATTGTCGTTAACCTTAAAAAAGTACCCTTGAAAACCCTAGGTAAGTACATGGGCAGAGAACTCGCTCAAGACTATCTAGAGCAACACGCTCGACGCTGA